DNA from Castellaniella sp. MT123:
CTTTCCAGGCAGCTGCGGCGCCGGCGCGTTGGTGAAGGTCATGCTGGAAACCAGACCGGGATTCTGGTCACGGAAGGATTCCAGCGCTTTTTGCGTGACCGCCAGATTGCCGGCCACGTCGACTATGTTCAGCGCCACAGGTTCAGCGTGAACCGAAACGGCGGCGCATGCCAGGGTCAGGGCGCCCGCCAGCGCGTGAAATCGCATGCGTCGTGACGTCTGCTTGGTGCCTTTCATGGGTGTCTCCTTGTGTGTTCACCTATGCACGGAAAGAACCGGGTCCAGGGGAAAACAGCGCATGATGTCCCCGGGAATTGTTGTGTCCTTCCTCATAAGTCATCATATAACTTGAATTTGTCTTGGCATAGTCTATTTTTTAGGTTTAGAAGTAGAAAAATATCGTGAAAATTAATCTGCTAATGGCAACTTATTGATAAATAATGGCATTTAAGAATTTTTGACCAAAATTGGTATATTCCCTAATAGGCTGCTGGAATCCAGACCTCTACAGTCATTTCGTCATACGACATCGTAAAAACAATCACCCGGATCCGCTCCGCGGCACACCAGTCATGAAGCTCAAGACCATCAGGATCACCCCGATCGCGTTCAAGGATCCTCCGCTGCTGAATGCGGCCGGCATCCACGAACCTTACGCGCTGCGCACCATCATCGAACTCGAAAGCGACACCGGGCATGTCGGCCTGGGGGAAACCTATGGGGATGCGCCAGTGCTGGAACTGCTGCAGGCCCTGGCACCCGATCTGGCGGGGCTGGATCCTTTCAATCTGAACGGTTTGCGCCAGCGGGTGCGGGATGTCGTCGCGCGCACGCGGACCAGCGCCGGCACGGCCTTCACGCTGGCGCCGGGCACCGATCCCGCGAAGAATGTCCAGAAGCTGTATTCCGCGTTCGAGGTCGCCTTCCTGGACATGCAGGCCCGGTATCTGGGCATGCCGCTGGTCGATCTGCTGGGCGGGCGCGTGCGCGACGCGGTGCCGTTCAGCGCCTATCTGTTCTTCAAATATGCGCGCCACGTCGATGCCCACTACCAGGATGATGCCTGGGGCGAGGCATTGACCCCGGAACAACTGGTGGCGCAGGCGGAAACCATGATCGACCGGCATGGCTTCAAAAGCATCAAGCTCAAGGCCGGCGTTCTGCCGCCCGAACAGGAAGTCGACTGCATCCGGGCGCTGGCCCACCGGTTTCCGGGCATGCCCCTGCGGATTGATCCGAACGGCAACTGGTCCTTGTCCACGGCGATTGCGATGGGCGGGCAACTGGACGGGCTGCTGGAATACTACGAGGACCCGTGCCCGACGCTGGCGGACATGGCCGCCTTGCACCAGGCGACTGGCATGCTCCTGGCCACCAACATGGTGGTGACGGACCTGGATCAGTTCCGCGCCAACACCGCGACGCAGGGGTGTCAGATCATCCTGTCGGATCATCATTACTGGGGCGGCCTGCGCGATACGCAGTTGCTGGCCCGCATGTGCGAGACCTTCGGCCTGGGGCTGTCCATGCATTCGAATTCGCACCTGGGCATCAGCCTGATGGCCATGGCTCACGTGGCGGCCAGCGTGCCCTTGCTCAGCTATGCCTGCGATACCCATTACCCGTGGCTGGATCCGAACGAAGAGGTGATCGCCGGCGGGCAACTGCGCTTTCAGGATGGGGCCATCGTGCCGGGTGATGCCCCCGGGCTGGGCCTGGACATCGATCAGGATGCCCTGGCCCGATTGCATCGGCAGTATCTGGATTGCGGGATTCGTTCGCGCAACGACGCTGCGCAGATGCGAAAATACCGGCCAGGCTGGACCGGCAAGGCGCCACGGTTCTGAGTTTGTAATGGCCTGTCGTCCCTTCACCCGGTATGGGTTGAAGTATGATGACAGTCATCTAACGTCAAATATTTCCGTCCATCATGGCCACTGCCACCGCCCGCCGTTCCCGCAGTCTGACCCAGGATGTCGTGACCGCTCTGTCCGAGCGCATCCGCAACGGGGAATTCCATGTCGGCGAAAAGCTGCCGACCGAATCCGAACTGATGGAATCGTTCGGCGTCAGCCGCACGGTCATCCGGGAAGCCATCTCGCGCTTGCAGGCGGCGGGGCTGGTGGAAACCCGCCACGGGATCGGCACCTTCCTGCTGGAACCGCAGAACGAGCAGCAACTGCGCATCCGCACGGCAAACATCCTGACCATGCTGGACGTCATGGCCATCCTGGAATTGCGCATCAGCCTGGAAACCGAGGCGGCCGGCCTGGCGGCCTTGCGGCGCACGGATGCCCACGTGCATCAGCTGCGCACGATTCTGGATGAATTCGCCGAGCACGTCCGTAAAAAAACCGGCAATGCCGTCGTCTCGGACGTGGCTTTTCACCTGCTGGTGGCGACCGCGACTGGCAACCGCTATTTCCACGACATCCTCAAACAGCTGGGCAAGGCCATCATTCCCCGGACGCGGGTCGACTCGGTCGCGCACGCGGAAGGCGACCGGTCACGTTACCTGGAACGTGTCCATCTGGAACACGAGGACATCTACAACGCCATTGTCCGCAAGGATCCAGACGCCGCCAGGGCCGCCATGCGGACCCACCTGGCCAATAGCAGGGAACGCCTGCGCAAGGCCCAGGAAGTCGCGGCGCAGCAGTACCAGTCGTCCTGATCACGAATTCTGTTGTCGTACCTGTGCGCAGGCACGGGCGACGCGCGGGCGTTGGCCCACCTTGCATCCGGTCCCGATCCACCGCGTTCGATTGCCGCTCCATCGGTTCAGTGCAGACTGTGAAATGGTCTATGGGCGCCGTCTTAGGGAAAACGAGGGGTTCCAGCCATGGTCAGTGACAGTCGCTGTCATTGCGACTTCAAACTCCATGTTGTATGATAACGTATAACGTATATGCGATAAGGGGATGAAAACCCCCCTCCCTATCTACCAGAGGATGCTCTCATGATCTCTTGCCAGGAATTGAAGGAAATAATGAACGACGGGCTGCTGTCCTTTCCCGTCACGGATTTCAAAGACAACGGCGATTTCGACCCCAAGGGCTATCAGGCCCGCCTGGAATGGCTGATGCCGTACGGTGCCCGGGCGTTGTTTGCCGCTGGCGGCACGGGGGAATACTTTTCCCTGACGCTGGATGACTATTCGAAGGTCGTGGAAACTGCTGTCAAGACCTGTCGGGATCACACGCCGATCCTGGCCGGGGCGGGTGGCCCCACCCGCAACGCCATCGCCTTTGCCCAGGAAGCCCAGAAAAAAGGCGCGGTCGGCCTGTTGCTGATGCCCCACTACCTGACCGAGGCGCCCCAGGACGGCATCGCGCGCCACGTCAAGGAAGTCTGCCAGTCCGTGGACATCGGGGTGATCCTCTACAATCGCGGCCAGTGCCGTCTGTCGGCTTCCGTGCTGGAACAGCTGGCCGACGAATGTCCCAATCTGATCGGCTTCAAGGACGGCGTGGGCGACATCGAGAACATGGTCCGGGTGCGCCGCCGTCTGGGCGACCGTTTCGCCTATCTGGGCGGCCTGCCCACCGCCGAGGTCTTTGCCGCAGCCTACCGTGCCCTGGGTGTGCCGGTGTATTCCTCGGCCGTGTTCAACTTCATCCCGGCCACCGCCATGAAGTTTTATCAAGCCGTGAAATCCGGTGACGACGCCACCATCGGCCATCTGTTGGACACCTTTTTCCTGCCCATGCTGGAAATCCGCAACCGCAAGGCCGGCTACGCCGTCAGCATCGTCAAGGCGGGCGCCCGCATCGTCGGTCATCCCGCCGGCCCGGTGCGTGCGCCGCTCTCGGACCTGAATCCTGAAGAAGAAGCGACCCTGCGCGAACTGATCGAAGCCCTGCCTGCCTGATCCGCATACTGTGAGCCGCCTGCAGGCGGCTCACCCTGAGTTTCTCAGTCCGGCGGCGATGCCGTTGATGGTCATGTGGATCGCCCGCTGGTCGCGGGATTCCTGCTCGTTGGCGCGGTGCGCCGACGCGGCCCCCGAGCGCATGCGGCGCAGTAGTTCCACCTGCAGGTGGTTCAGCGGGTCGATGTAGGCGAAGCGCTCGGCCAGGGCTGCCCGCAGCGGCGCGTCGTGGGCCAGCAGGTCGTGGCCGGTGATGTCGCGGAACGCCTGCCGCGTGGCGTGGTATTCGGCCTCGATCCGGGTGAGGATCCGCTTGCGCAGCGCTTTGTCGGCGACCAGCTCGGCGTAGGCCTTGCCGATCGCCAGATCCGTTTTGGCCAGCACCTGTTCCATATTGGACAGCAGGGTGCGAAAGAACGGCCAGTCGCGGGCCATCGAACGCAAGCGTTCCAGGCGTTCCTCGCGGCCCAGGGCCTGATCGGGACCGCCTTCGTCCACATAGCGGGATAGCGCCGTACCCACGCCATACCAGCCGGGCAGCGCCATTCGGCATTGCGCCCAGGAAAACGACCAGGGAATGGCGCGCAGGTCTTCGATGCGCTGCAGTGCCTTGCGGGAAGAGGGCCGCGAACCGATGTTCAGCCCGGCGATTTCCCGGATCGGAGTCGAGGCGAAGAAGTAGTCCGTGAACCCTTCGGTGCCATAGACCAGGTCCCGGTACGTCTGGCGGGCGGTCTGCGACATCCAGGCCATGGCTTCGCCGTAGCGTGCCGCATTCTGGTCTTCGTGGCGGGCGGCCGGGGTACCCGCCAGGCTGGCCTCTAGCGTGGCGGCGACGAACAGTTCCAGGTGCCAGCGGCCGACTTCGGCGTTTTTATAGCGGCCCTGGATGATTTCCCCCTGTTCGGTCAGGCGGATCTGGTTATTCACGGTGCCCGGGGGCTGCGACAGGATCGAGTCGTAGCTGGGGCCGCCGCCGCGTCCTACGGATCCGCCGCGGCCGTGGAACAGGCGCAGGCGCGTGCGGTGTTTCTTGAAGACCTCGACCAGGCGGCGTTCCGCCTGATAGAGCGACCAGTTCGACGTCAGGTAGCCGCCGTCCTTGTTGCTGTCCGAATAGCCCAGCATGACTTCCTGGATCCCACGTTGGGCCTGCCGCACCCGGGTGGCGACTTCTGGCAGAGACAACCAGGCGTCCATGATGTCGGGGCCGCGTTCCAGGTCGGGAATGGTTTCGAACAAGGGCACGACCATCAGCCCTTCGCGGGGCTCGGTATTGCCCACCGTTGGGGCGATCAATCCGGTTTCCTGCTGCAGCACCAGCACTTCCAGCAGGTCGCTGAGGGTTTCCGTGTGCGAGACGATGGACTGGCGGATGGCGGCGGCTCCGAAGCGTCGCCGGCAGTCGGCGGCCATGCGCAGGATGGCGAGTTCCTTGGTTGTTTCGGCCGAGTATTCGATCCAGGGCGATACCAGGGGACGTGGCTCGCGCAGTTCCTGGCGCAGGATGCGGATGCGGTTGGCCTCGGACAGACGCGCATAGTGAACGGCCTTGCCGTCCAGCGTGACGCCTGCCTGGCGCATCAGTTCATCCAGCACGCGTTCGTGCACGTCGGAGCTTTGCCGCAGATCCACCGTGGCCAGGTGAAAGCCGAAGATCTCCACCGCCTGGCGCAGCTGGGTCAGGCGCAGGCGGCCGACCAGCGCGCCATGGTGCGCGTCCAGCGATTCGGCCATCGTGCGCAGATCGCCGGCAAGTTCGGCGGCGCTGGTGTAGGCGGGGGCGTCGTACGTATTGCGGCGCGCCAGCCGGCGTCCTATCAGGGTCTGCGCGGTGGCGGCCAGGCGGGCATAGATGTGGATGCAGGCGCGCCGGTAGGGTTCGTCCTGGCGATGGGGCGAAGGTTCCTGGCTGCCCGCCGCCAGCGCGGCCAGTGCCGGGGTGACCTGCATCAGGGATTGGGAGACCGACAGCCCGGCGCCCAGTTCATGCACCTCGGTCAGATAGTGGCGCAACGCGTGCGCGCACTGGCGCAGCAGCGCCTGTTCCAGGGTGGAGGCATCCACGTTGGGATTGCCGTCGCGGTCGCCACCGATCCAGCTGCCCATGTGGACAAAGGGCGGCAGCGGCGTATTGTCCACGTCGAAGACCGAGCGCGGCGCTT
Protein-coding regions in this window:
- a CDS encoding glucarate dehydratase family protein, translated to MKLKTIRITPIAFKDPPLLNAAGIHEPYALRTIIELESDTGHVGLGETYGDAPVLELLQALAPDLAGLDPFNLNGLRQRVRDVVARTRTSAGTAFTLAPGTDPAKNVQKLYSAFEVAFLDMQARYLGMPLVDLLGGRVRDAVPFSAYLFFKYARHVDAHYQDDAWGEALTPEQLVAQAETMIDRHGFKSIKLKAGVLPPEQEVDCIRALAHRFPGMPLRIDPNGNWSLSTAIAMGGQLDGLLEYYEDPCPTLADMAALHQATGMLLATNMVVTDLDQFRANTATQGCQIILSDHHYWGGLRDTQLLARMCETFGLGLSMHSNSHLGISLMAMAHVAASVPLLSYACDTHYPWLDPNEEVIAGGQLRFQDGAIVPGDAPGLGLDIDQDALARLHRQYLDCGIRSRNDAAQMRKYRPGWTGKAPRF
- a CDS encoding FadR/GntR family transcriptional regulator gives rise to the protein MATATARRSRSLTQDVVTALSERIRNGEFHVGEKLPTESELMESFGVSRTVIREAISRLQAAGLVETRHGIGTFLLEPQNEQQLRIRTANILTMLDVMAILELRISLETEAAGLAALRRTDAHVHQLRTILDEFAEHVRKKTGNAVVSDVAFHLLVATATGNRYFHDILKQLGKAIIPRTRVDSVAHAEGDRSRYLERVHLEHEDIYNAIVRKDPDAARAAMRTHLANSRERLRKAQEVAAQQYQSS
- the kdgD gene encoding 5-dehydro-4-deoxyglucarate dehydratase, producing MISCQELKEIMNDGLLSFPVTDFKDNGDFDPKGYQARLEWLMPYGARALFAAGGTGEYFSLTLDDYSKVVETAVKTCRDHTPILAGAGGPTRNAIAFAQEAQKKGAVGLLLMPHYLTEAPQDGIARHVKEVCQSVDIGVILYNRGQCRLSASVLEQLADECPNLIGFKDGVGDIENMVRVRRRLGDRFAYLGGLPTAEVFAAAYRALGVPVYSSAVFNFIPATAMKFYQAVKSGDDATIGHLLDTFFLPMLEIRNRKAGYAVSIVKAGARIVGHPAGPVRAPLSDLNPEEEATLRELIEALPA
- the ppc gene encoding phosphoenolpyruvate carboxylase, with the protein product MKLATPPDAISPLRQDIRLLGRTLGEVIRECEGRGVFDVIEKLRRAAVKFRREGLDSDGRMLERQIRRLADGEANSVARAFSYFLHLSNIAEDRDQTRRQHQQWQAEGPATPGGLQHAVDRLKSSGLSGARIRQHLSQACIVPVLTAHPTEVQRKSTLDLHQAVALHLRHMDAPRTPLEAAHRHERLTGLIADLWQTRMLRQTKLTVLDEIDNALSYYTSTFFSTLPQLHMDMGALLRKAPRSVFDVDNTPLPPFVHMGSWIGGDRDGNPNVDASTLEQALLRQCAHALRHYLTEVHELGAGLSVSQSLMQVTPALAALAAGSQEPSPHRQDEPYRRACIHIYARLAATAQTLIGRRLARRNTYDAPAYTSAAELAGDLRTMAESLDAHHGALVGRLRLTQLRQAVEIFGFHLATVDLRQSSDVHERVLDELMRQAGVTLDGKAVHYARLSEANRIRILRQELREPRPLVSPWIEYSAETTKELAILRMAADCRRRFGAAAIRQSIVSHTETLSDLLEVLVLQQETGLIAPTVGNTEPREGLMVVPLFETIPDLERGPDIMDAWLSLPEVATRVRQAQRGIQEVMLGYSDSNKDGGYLTSNWSLYQAERRLVEVFKKHRTRLRLFHGRGGSVGRGGGPSYDSILSQPPGTVNNQIRLTEQGEIIQGRYKNAEVGRWHLELFVAATLEASLAGTPAARHEDQNAARYGEAMAWMSQTARQTYRDLVYGTEGFTDYFFASTPIREIAGLNIGSRPSSRKALQRIEDLRAIPWSFSWAQCRMALPGWYGVGTALSRYVDEGGPDQALGREERLERLRSMARDWPFFRTLLSNMEQVLAKTDLAIGKAYAELVADKALRKRILTRIEAEYHATRQAFRDITGHDLLAHDAPLRAALAERFAYIDPLNHLQVELLRRMRSGAASAHRANEQESRDQRAIHMTINGIAAGLRNSG